The Tardibacter chloracetimidivorans region TCTCGTTGACGAAGCGCTCTGCCAGGGCCTTGAGCATTTCCTCGTCTTGGCTGAGATCGAAATTCACCCACGCTCTCCCTTCTGGGACTGTGTAGCAGGTCGAAGGAGGTTGGCCCGCTGCGCAAAAGATCAGGGGAGGACTGGTCCGATGCAACGATGGTCGCATTGTTCCGGATGCTAAACTCCGCTAACTTGCCGTAAAATGGAAGGGAGCGGAGTGAGTCCATATTCCCAGGCGAGGGTGGAGGCCGTCAGGATCTCCAGACCCGAGGACATCAAGCGTGCGGCGGAAGCGCTCCACGCCTTCGCCATGGAGTGCGGGCTGCGAGCCGCGCCGGCACATGACATAGCCGACAAGCGGACACCGGTGGATGCCGACGGCAACCCGCTGGCGCGCGACGTATTCGGCTGGACCGAGGAGCGGGTCTGGTGGCGCAACGCCCGCATTGCGCTGGATTCGCCGATCACGTCCGCCTGCCGCTTCGAAAGCCAACCCTTCTGGGTCAACGCATCGGGCTTTCACACGCGTCAGCCCAGCGCCTATCTCGACTCGGTCGATCTCACCAACTTCGATACGCGCGCGATGACCCGCGCGGCCATTGTGGTGCCCGTCCATCTACCGTTCGGCCAGATCGGCGCGGTCAGCTTCAATCCGCTTGACCCTGAACAGACGGACCTGTCGGAGGCGTTCGAGTTGGTCAGCGATGCGCTGGGCCTCTACGCCCGCACCTTTATCGCCAGCTATGTGCATGTGATGGGCTCGATCCAGGCCCTGCCGCCGCAATCGCGCCTGTCCAAGCGCGAGGTCGAGTGCCTGCGTTGGGCGGCGATCGGCAAGACCGACATGGAGATCAGCATGATCATGTCGCGCAGCCGGGCAACGGTGCGCTTCCATATCCACAATGCCTCGCTGAAGCTCAACGCCGTGAATCGCAGCCAGACCGTCTTCAAGGCGGCACAGCTCGGCTACATCTCACTGAACAAGTGAAGGTGGCCCTCCGCGCTGTCGTGTGCGGTAAACCGGGCGGCGCGAACGCGCCTGGATGATACAGGGACGGTCCTCCACGCAGGCCATCGACGCCCTCCACCCAAAGCCGGGGATCGGCCAACGCCCTCTCCGCTATTCCTTGGGCCCATACTCTCATGAACTGGCAGAAGAGCTACCCTAGCGTTTTGCAGAGTCGGAAAAGTTCGGAAATCGGGCGTATCTCTCAACCATACCGGACCCATGCCGGAGTGGAGAACGATGCAGGCAATCGCCGAAGGCCTTTTTACCGATGAGACTCCGCCGCGCCTGATCGGCGGCCGCGACCGCACGACAGGTCGAATCGTTTTCCCCTGTCCGCAGGGCGAGCGGTTCGAGCCTTGGCCGCTCCAGCGCAAAGGGACGCTCTGGTCCTGGACGGTGCAGCGCTATCGGCCGAAGTCGCCGCCTTATGCCGGCCCCGACGCCTTCACACCCTGGGCCGTCGGCTATGTCGAGCTTCCGGGCGAGACGATCGTCGAGGCGCGCATCGTCGGCGTGGAGTTCGATTCCCTGCGCATCGGCATGGCACTGGAGCTGACGCAGGTGCCGCTCGATCCCGCCGCGCCCGAATCGGCTCTGATCCCCGCCTTCATGCCCGCGAGTGCGAACCGATGAGCGATGTGTGCATAGTCGGCATCGGCATCCATCCCTTCGGCCGCACCGATGGACTGTCGGGCGTCGATCAGGGCGTCGTTGCCGTGCGGCAGGCGCTCGACGACGCGGGAATCGACTGGCCCGCGATCCAGTTCGCCTATGGCGCATCCGATGCGGCTGGGAATCCCGACACGATGGTCGACCGGCTGGGGCTGACGGGTGTCCAGTTCATCAATGTGCGCAATGGCTGCGCCGCCGGCGGATCGGCTTTGTTTTCGGCGCAGATGGCGATCAAGTCGGGCGAGTATGACCTCGGTCTCGCGGTCGGCTTCGACAAGCATCCGCACGGCGCCTTCAACGCGCTGCCATCGGAATACAACCTGCCCGACTGGTATGGCGAAGCCGGCTACATGATCACCACGCAGTTCTTCGCGTGCAAGATCATGCGCTACATGCACCAGCATGGCATCAGCCGTGAAACGCTGGGACGGGTTTCGGAAAAGGCGTTCCGCAACGCAGTGCACGCGCCCCATGCCTGGCGGCGCGAACCGGTGCCGCTCGATGTGATCCTCGACGCGCCGATGGTGAGCGATCCCTACAGCAAGTTCATGTTCTGCTCACCGGCCGAAGGCGGCGTCGCGCTGATTCTCGCCAGCGAGAAGAAGGCGCGCGAACTGGGCAAGCCGCTCATCCGCCTGAAGGCCGCGACGATGCGCACACGCCCGCCGGGGTCGTTCGAGGTGTTCGCCCCGTCGATCGACGTCGACCGCGGCGGCTCTGCGACCAACATCGCGTCCGCCGACGCCTTCCGCCAGGCAGGCATCGGTCCGGAAGGCATCGCCGTCGCCCAGCTTCAGGATACGGAATCCGGGGCCGAGATCATGCACATGGCCGAAAACGGCTTCTGCCGGGACGGCGAGCAGGAGCAATGGCTTGCCGAAGGCCGGACGGAAATAGGCGGCCGCTTGCCCGTCAACACCGATGGCGGCTGCCTTGCCTGTGGCGAGCCGATCGGCGCGTCGGGCCTGCGTCAGGTCTATGAGAATGTAGTCCAGCTGCGCGGGCACGGCGGCGGCCGGCAAGTGCCGGGTGAACCGAAGACCGCTTACAGCCACGTCTATGGCGCGCCGGGCGTTTCGGCCGTCACGATCCTGGAACGCTGATGGATATCGACCTTTCCCCTGAAGACAGCGCCTTCCGCGACGAAGTCAGAGCCTTTCTGGCCACGTCCCTGCCCGACAGCGTGCGCGAGGGCGCGGCGGCGACGCCGTCGGTCTTCGTCGAACCGGAAATCGGCCAGACGTGGAACGCCGTCCTGAACGCCAAGGGCTGGCTCGGCTATCAATGGCCGACCGCGCATGGCGGCACCGGATGGAGCCCGGTTCAGCGGTATATCTTCGAAAAGGAATGCGCGCTCGCCGGCGCGCCGAACCTTACCGTACTAAGCCTCAAGCTCGTCGCGCCGGTCATCTACAGCTTCGGGACGGAAGCGCAGAAGGCGTTCTATCTGCCCCGCATCCTGTCGGGCGAGGACTATTGGTGCCAAGGCTTTTCGGAGCCGGGCAGCGGGTCCGACCTTGCGTCGCTCGGCTGCCGCGCGGTGCGCGACGGCGACCGCTATGTCCTCGACGGCTCCAAGATCTGGACCACGCACGCGCATCACGCCAACCGCATGTTCTGCCTCGCGCGGACGGACGCCAGCGGACGCAAGCAGGCGGGGATCAGCTTTTTCCTCGTCGACATGAACCAGCCCGGCGTGTCGGTACGTCCCATCCTGACCACCGCCGGCGACCATGAGGTCAACCAAGTGTTCCTTGAAGGCGTCACTGTCCCGGCCGACGATCTCGTGGGGCAGGAAGGCGACGGCTGGAAGATCGCCAAATTCCTGCTGGAGAACGAGCGCGGCGGATCGTGCCACGCGCCCAAGCTCGGCTATGATCTGGAACAGCTGGAACGCGCCGCCAGGTCGGAAACCGACGGGCGCGGCGACGTGCTGGCCGACGATCCGCAATGGCGGCGCAAGATCGCGCGCTGCCGCCTTGGCGTCCAGGCACTGGAGATGATCGAACTCAAGATCCTCGCTGACATTGCGCATGGCCGGCCACCGGGCCCGCAGACATCGCTCACCAAGCTGCTCGCATCCAACCTGCGGCAGGACATCGACCTGCTGGCGGTCGACCTTTACGGGCCGGCGGGGCTTCAGCTCACCGAGGTGCGGCCGCTCTACGGCGCCGACGCGCCGCCGCCCGTCCACAGCCGCGCCGCGCAGCTCGCCGCGCCCCGCTATCTCAACAGTCGCGCCTGGACCATCTTCGGCGGGACGAACGAGGTGCAGGCCAATATCATCGCCAAGTCCGTTCTGGGCTTGTGAAACAGGACGAGGAGAGACCATGCAACTGAGCCGGGAAGCGCTTTTGCAGGCCTATCGCCAGATGAAGGTGATCCGCGAGTTCGAGGAGCGCCTGCACAGCGAGATCCAGACCGGCGAGATCGCCGGCTTCACCCATCTCTATGCCGGGCAGGAAGCCGTGGCTGTCGGCGTGTGCGAGCATCTAACCCCCGCCGACAAGATCATCTCCACCCATCGCGGCCACGGCCACTGCCTCGCCAAGGGCTGCGACGTGAACGACATGATGAAGGAGATCTGGGGCAGCCGCGAGGGGTTATGCAGGGGCAAGGGCGGCTCCATGCACATCGCCGACACCAACGTCGGCATGCTGGGCGCCAATGGCATCGTCGGGGCGGGCGCACCGATCGCGGTGGGCGCGGCGCTGTCGAACAAGCTCGACGGACCTGACGAGAACGGGAAGCTCAGGGTCGCGATCGCCTTTTCCGGCGACGGCGCCTGCAACCAGGGCACGACTTTCGAGGCGATGAATCTCGCCGTCGTCACGCAGGCGCCCTGCATCTTCGTGTTCGAAAACAATCATTATTCGGAACATACCGGCGTCGACTATGCGGTCGGCACATCAAAGGACATCGCCAGCCGCGCCGAGGCCTTCGGGATGAAGGTATGGCGCGCCGATGGCACCGACTTCTTCGCGGTCTATGAAACGATGCG contains the following coding sequences:
- a CDS encoding helix-turn-helix transcriptional regulator, which produces MSPYSQARVEAVRISRPEDIKRAAEALHAFAMECGLRAAPAHDIADKRTPVDADGNPLARDVFGWTEERVWWRNARIALDSPITSACRFESQPFWVNASGFHTRQPSAYLDSVDLTNFDTRAMTRAAIVVPVHLPFGQIGAVSFNPLDPEQTDLSEAFELVSDALGLYARTFIASYVHVMGSIQALPPQSRLSKREVECLRWAAIGKTDMEISMIMSRSRATVRFHIHNASLKLNAVNRSQTVFKAAQLGYISLNK
- a CDS encoding Zn-ribbon domain-containing OB-fold protein; this encodes MQAIAEGLFTDETPPRLIGGRDRTTGRIVFPCPQGERFEPWPLQRKGTLWSWTVQRYRPKSPPYAGPDAFTPWAVGYVELPGETIVEARIVGVEFDSLRIGMALELTQVPLDPAAPESALIPAFMPASANR
- a CDS encoding thiolase family protein, with the protein product MSDVCIVGIGIHPFGRTDGLSGVDQGVVAVRQALDDAGIDWPAIQFAYGASDAAGNPDTMVDRLGLTGVQFINVRNGCAAGGSALFSAQMAIKSGEYDLGLAVGFDKHPHGAFNALPSEYNLPDWYGEAGYMITTQFFACKIMRYMHQHGISRETLGRVSEKAFRNAVHAPHAWRREPVPLDVILDAPMVSDPYSKFMFCSPAEGGVALILASEKKARELGKPLIRLKAATMRTRPPGSFEVFAPSIDVDRGGSATNIASADAFRQAGIGPEGIAVAQLQDTESGAEIMHMAENGFCRDGEQEQWLAEGRTEIGGRLPVNTDGGCLACGEPIGASGLRQVYENVVQLRGHGGGRQVPGEPKTAYSHVYGAPGVSAVTILER
- a CDS encoding acyl-CoA dehydrogenase family protein is translated as MDIDLSPEDSAFRDEVRAFLATSLPDSVREGAAATPSVFVEPEIGQTWNAVLNAKGWLGYQWPTAHGGTGWSPVQRYIFEKECALAGAPNLTVLSLKLVAPVIYSFGTEAQKAFYLPRILSGEDYWCQGFSEPGSGSDLASLGCRAVRDGDRYVLDGSKIWTTHAHHANRMFCLARTDASGRKQAGISFFLVDMNQPGVSVRPILTTAGDHEVNQVFLEGVTVPADDLVGQEGDGWKIAKFLLENERGGSCHAPKLGYDLEQLERAARSETDGRGDVLADDPQWRRKIARCRLGVQALEMIELKILADIAHGRPPGPQTSLTKLLASNLRQDIDLLAVDLYGPAGLQLTEVRPLYGADAPPPVHSRAAQLAAPRYLNSRAWTIFGGTNEVQANIIAKSVLGL
- a CDS encoding thiamine pyrophosphate-dependent dehydrogenase E1 component subunit alpha is translated as MQLSREALLQAYRQMKVIREFEERLHSEIQTGEIAGFTHLYAGQEAVAVGVCEHLTPADKIISTHRGHGHCLAKGCDVNDMMKEIWGSREGLCRGKGGSMHIADTNVGMLGANGIVGAGAPIAVGAALSNKLDGPDENGKLRVAIAFSGDGACNQGTTFEAMNLAVVTQAPCIFVFENNHYSEHTGVDYAVGTSKDIASRAEAFGMKVWRADGTDFFAVYETMRELLDYVRAGNGPAAVEFDTERFYGHFEGDPQRYRGPGELDRIRETRDCLKAFRASVTGARLLTDADLDALDAEVMDAIEGAVETARAAPRPTAEDVLTDVYVNY